One Aphelocoma coerulescens isolate FSJ_1873_10779 chromosome 5, UR_Acoe_1.0, whole genome shotgun sequence DNA segment encodes these proteins:
- the LOC138110720 gene encoding follitropin subunit beta, with amino-acid sequence MKTLNCYVLLLCWKAICCNSCQLTNITIAVEREECEFCITVNATWCSGYCFTRDPVYKYPPVSFVQQTCTFKEVVYETVKIPGCGDHPESFYSYPVATECHCDTCDTDTTDCTVRGLGPSYCSFSQNGSNQ; translated from the exons ATGAAGACCCTTAATTGTTACGTGCTGTTACTTTGCTGGAAAGCAATTTGCTGCAACAGCTGTCAGCTCACCAATATTACCATAGCAGTGGAAAGAGAAGAATGTGAATTCTGCATTACGGTGAATGCCACGTGGTGCTCAGGATACTGCTTCACAAGG GACCCAGTGTATAAATACCCACCAGTGTCATTCGTTCAGCAAACCTGTACCTTCAAGGAGGTCGTGTATGAAACAGTGAAGATCCCTGGCTGTGGTGACCATCCTGAATCTTTTTATTCGTACCCAGTAGCTACAGAATGTCACTGTGACACCTGTGACACTGACACCACTGACTGCACTGTGAGGGGACTGGGGCCATCCTACTGTTCCTTCAGTCAGAATGGAAGTAACCAGTGA
- the LOC138110719 gene encoding follitropin subunit beta-like, translating to MQNLFTNEGTADCTETGTDGQSAGPQKDRMKTLNCYVLLLCWKAICCNSCQLTNITIAVEREECEFCITVNATWCSGYCFTRDPVYKYPPVSFVQQTCTFKEVVYETVKIPGCGDHPESFYSYPVATECHCDTCDTDTTDCTVRGLGLSYCSFSQNGSNQ from the exons ATGCAAAATTTATTCACAAACGAAGGTACTGCAGACTGCACAGAAACTGGAACAGATGGCCAGTCTGCAGGACCACAGAAAG ACAGGATGAAGACCCTTAATTGTTATGTGCTGTTACTTTGCTGGAAAGCAATTTGCTGCAACAGCTGTCAGCTCACCAATATTACCATAGCAGTGGAAAGAGAAGAATGTGAATTCTGCATTACGGTGAATGCCACGTGGTGCTCAGGATACTGCTTCACAAGG GACCCAGTGTATAAATACCCACCAGTGTCATTCGTTCAGCAAACCTGTACCTTCAAGGAGGTCGTGTATGAAACAGTGAAGATCCCTGGCTGTGGTGACCATCCTGAATCTTTTTATTCGTACCCAGTAGCTACAGAATGTCACTGTGACACCTGTGACACTGACACCACTGACTGCACTGTGAGGGGACTGGGGCTATCCTACTGTTCCTTCAGTCAGAATGGAAGTAACCAGTGA